CTGTTAATTTGTCtcaaagcgtcaatagcgcagtgGTTTACGAGCCTAGTGATGTAAAAACTCGCAGGATctgatcctgaccccttgggctattttACCCaatcctaacacaagtgataagcttaaaaggaaggataaataggaatattagtaatccCTTAATTCATTTGGGGCGTTGCTagtattccttaaaaaaaaactcgacaCGAAATGCCACCCACCTGCAGTGTGTCCGGACCCCTTTTCCTCCTCAGATAGTTGAAGCAGCAGGATCTGAAGTACCTCGTGCCGCACGCGGATGCACACTCCTTCCCACACGAATTGCATGTCAAACCAGCTGTTAGCAAActtcctataaaaataaaaaaaaaaacatatgcaGTTCTAAAATGGACTCCCTGGCAACTTcccattcattttatttaatactaaccttattattattctatatataattctaaaataaaagtaacctaaTTTAGTCCTTATTACATtaactatctgccagtgaaagtcccgtcaaaatcggtccagccgttccagagattagccggaacaaacagagagataaaaattgtgatacatatacatttatttaaaacgtttattttaatattacactatatttaaaacgtttattttaatattacactataacagacattccaattttattatacgtataggaAAATTACTGAGGGCAGACTACAAAGCTTTGAGGATGTCTTGACCACCATTGGCTATTTAAaccgttataatattaatcttgcTGTTGACATGGATACCCTTGTAATTACATCGAACTAAATGTTAAGATACGCAAAGCCGTAGGTTCAGCtagctaaataataaatacgaataattGATTTTCAATTGCATACCATCACTTGCAGACTAACTAAACGTAACATTATGTTTAAATCTTACTTTTAATCatttgtaattacaataaaataaaaaaataaaaccaaaagtaatctgtaattttagtaaCACATCGATagaattcaaaataatgtttactgtaaaataatggctcaattaaaatatagcttttttttttaaataaacaaacggaAATACGTCTGTTTTCTTTACTTCaataaaaggttatatatttaggaaaaaacgtagtgtaattttaatttcgtatcacgattttttttttaaattctaaagtGATTTCGTTAATAGTGATTTTGGTTTCGGTTTAACTAAGACTGCGATGTgcgtgtttataatattcgtaaagAAGTATGTCGTTTAAGAGTTTAATCATTATCAAATGAATTTATTCAGTTTAAATTGATGTCACAACTCTTCTAGAATTTAAAACGACTTAATATTGAACGCAATTAACGCATCAAGTTGCTCTGtagtattgaatataatatcgtTTTGACGTGACACGAATCCAGAGTCGTGTGATACGACATAGTATAGTTTTTTTGTATGTAGGGATAAACTCAGGAACTTGAACggagcgtggagttaatgcttgttgactttcaggcaggagacatgacatacttatataattgtatttaactaacatgactgtatttttagacgttgaaaaagagtaatcactgagttacttgccggttcttctcggtagaatctacattccgaaccggtggtagctttacttaaaatagtttgttaaatgacgattcaaaagtgcttgtaaaagcctacttgaataaagtatattttattggtgaaatttattattttacatttggtAAAATGCTGAGTGCTATTgactataaaacatatttatatcatcATTTTCTTAAGTTTTCGTGAATACTAACGAAAATCTAGGATTTTTTAAGTAaggttttacaataatatatattgaattatggTAAGGTGTTGGGGTACTTTGAAAGCGACCAATGTATTCTAATTACGCAGCTTAGAGCCACAAAAGTTACTGACGCTGTTCAATTTATcttacaattgttttattttaattgtattttaaaatccaagtatatttatattacttaaacatcTTGTCATTTAGAAATAatgcaaaaatcaaaatcaaattatactttgttcaagtgggcttttacaagcacttttgaatagtcatttaacaaactttattaaatgaagctaccgccggttcggaatgccgattataccgagaagaaccggcaagaaattcagtagcgATTctctttcaacatttaaaaatacaaagtaatttcagttaaatacatttatatatgtatgttatgtctcctgcctggaagtcagcaagcattaactccacgcttttttatcatctatataatcttgtatcgaataatatgccttctttaccaatgtaatttttacaaattatttgaatttattaaacggCAAAGTATCCTTATTTATCCTTATAATTATGACACGGCTCAGAATAagagacataaatattttagtttcggTATATCTTCGCTCGCTCGTCTAAACACTTTGTTACAATACCCACGTTAGGTACAATGAATgtgactaataaaaaaaatgccgtATAATTGCCCAAAATAACGgcaaagattttatgtcccttgtgcctgtatataCCCTGaatcactcattcttcaaaccggaacacaatactaacCAAGAGATAAAACTTACCaatcaacataaaaacaaaaactgttgTAACTTTAAACATGATAATGCAATAACAAAACGCAATACAAGATGGCCGTCCGACGCTCGTCCGCAGAATGAAGTTAACACGAAGtcttccttttttatattaaagctaTGTTTACTTTAAGTTCGAgactaaaatgtttatttagaggTTTTATTTCACACTAGTGATCCGCCCCTGCtttcaatactaaatatactacagaaagtATTTACATACAACGTTAACAGCTTTTTAAGTCAAttcagggccatattgatctatattaaatgcacaatgtgtttaaggtacttaattaatGAAGTATTGCCataagccattattttatttactgtgggttatccctaagagacatACCATCAAGGACtttgtacaatactgtagtatattattttgatctatctcgtagtgttcagccagcgtttgcaatgtaagcgcaaaaacatgtgttcatttacgacatcacGTTAGAAAccctaaaatgatcagtgtttctctactatattgtgcgtgtattatacatataaaccttcttcttgaatcaatctattaaaaaaaaccgtttcaaaatccgttgcgtagttttaaagatctaagcatacgtagggacagacagcgggaagcgactttgttttatactatgtaatgatatctAAGTGTCACTTAAGAAAAATTATGCTTAAAATATTCGTAGTTTAAAATAGCTGGAATGAAAATCTTCGAAagcaattagttttataatatcttttaacACAAAAACGATCCATGATTGTATtcgtattatacaatttaaaaattttgaacattttcttCTAACCTTTAATCCTGTCGTATAACCGTATTAAcccacaaaataattattaactctgTGTTAGATAACGTCTGAAAGTAACGGAACTCATTTCGTCAATTTACGGTACGGTACGGAATTCAGATTCTAGAAGAAACTTGGCGGAATTCATAGTTTAACTAAAAtacatgtaatttaatcaaagaATACAAAATTTATGCTCTTTTTCGAATATAATACATTCCTGTATTGTGTAATGAGCTTTATCTTGCTAGTTATCATTTGCGACTTAGGGGTTGgtcactcgcgttttaggggttggtcgtcaggtatgcgtaaaaagtagcctatgtatGGGTTCGAGCCAcagacatacaaacaaacagagtttttttcgtttatataatattgagtaCATATAATTCTCCATGTTCGTCGAAAATTTATGACCGAGTTTCAAGTTCAACTGTAAATTGAACTGCTCTCCAGGTTTTCTATATTAAACATCTGTCTTccttatcgatattttttatatatgaaacattaCCACAGATTGTACATCAAACTTTCAAACGTGGCAACTCTACCTGAGTACCGTcagcaaaacaaaaaaactctTTATTCAAACTCccgcaagcacttttgaatcattttacagaattccATTAGTATCATTAAAATCAGTTATTAGTCGTGACCACAAATTTAATTActctatgtttaaataaatacatttcaataacaTATCCTATATGCTTAAGGAATACTCACTCTATCCTTTCTATCAGGACCGGATTTGGAGGTCTGGAGGCATCGGCAACCAGAGGAATGGAAgcccctaattattattttacaaattaatttgaacaattttatgCCTATCAGTAaaagtttttcaataatttatttgctttttgacatttttacagaaaaataaacaactatgactatgctctgtcgcgggttcttggttggcttgacataaataatttggtactaaatgcaaaaaagactaaatgtattttgttttctctgccaaatgtcgaatcaaattcttctgccgtcattttgaataatgaaagacttgagtttgttgagtcgacggcctttctagggataacccttgactccaaacttcagtggggaCCCGTTTTGTATGCCCTggcagggaaactaagtagtgccatttatgcaataaaaacaataagaaaattcacggacataagtactgctagactagtttattttagtaattttcacagtcttatgtcttatggaatgttgttatggggtaatgcagcagatattgaaatagtatttattctgcagaaaagagctatccgaactatttacaatattagctctaggacatcattacgcgaaaaatttaaagaaattgttgtattaacggctgcttcacaaaatatttatgataatataatgtttatacaaaagaatatacaaaagtattccataaaagcggatatacatattattaatacaagaaataataataaacttgtaaccccttcTTTCCGTTCGTAtgcggtacagagaacgtttttgggcaatggtatacgcatatataataagataccgggaaatgtaaccaatttaccatttacgaaatttaaaaagtttattaagaataaattaataaataaatcttattattcattaaaagagtactttttagaaaaaaacgcctcgatttaggctcgggttccatcacaggacactgattattgtaaaaaacagcattgtaaatctgtttatttgaaaagagcaactatgcgagtttcttgccgtttcttctcgctggaggctgctttccgaaacggtggtagtgtttaaatatcgacgattcaaaaacgcttcgttgtgaagtttagttgaataaaattgattgattttatttgattttgatttgattaaaatacaattccATTATCTATGgatagtatttgtatttacataaatgtcaATGTActtgattttgaaaattattttcattgtttgcgTCATTGTCAATTTCAACAATTCTTAAGACTTTTTGTACTTTCAATTATGAAATTGTCTTCCAAAAAAAGATACAATTGGCTCATGGTAACTAAagtaagaaatgaaaatatttgtttcaaaactATCTATGTATTCCGTAAAAAACACatcgaatgttttttttgtagttttagtACAGATTTTTCGATCATtggacatatttaaattgtttcatttagaAATTCAATTATATCTTTTACCATCGTCTCAGGATCAAGGATCTGAACAAATAtgcaaaatgacgattcaaaagtgcttataaaaccTTACATgggtaaagtatattttgattttaaaataaccctAATTCCATGACAATatgttttcgaaaaaaaaacactattaaaatcgaatgatataaaattaataaagttatagttATAATCATTTTCCAAAGAAATAGcaaagtacatattttatattgcacaattaaaattaataactattatgatatcgaattattaattttctacataaaatatattttttaatggaatgttcctttttcaccattttaaacaaaagattttaataagaaatctGGAAATCTAGAAATCTGTTTTacagttttacttaaaataattttcaattatttatttttcgtcttaaaaatattgtttatttattgtgtactCACTGTTGTACGACACAGTGATTCtacaattaaacaattcaaataataaccaaacgaaaacataaaatatctaatatttgaCTATACGTCAAATGTATctataggccagtcaataaagcccgtgaaggtcaagtaattagtatcattatgattttttgatatgtggtttgggacgttaaaataataataaattaaaattttcaaccatctggggtgaacgctagggtgttgagagggtgaaaagcgtttttgtttataactttgtgaaaaaaattgttaaatggttggaaattggacagaaggtataaataattgtaacttaacttgtattaaaattactatagctacagaaataatgttattaagcaTGTCGGTGAAGCGAACACACGACACACCCATCCGAAAAGCGTCTAACGCgtataataaaacaactcacATTACCTACCATTATAacttccattatattaaaaccactcgacacatatattacttataactttaacaGCAAAGTCAGCAAATATCCGTCCTTCCTAGTTTGTCCTCCATCTTTTTCTCCCAGTTAAAAATCCCGCGCTTCACCGTGCCAGGCAGTACCAGCTCGCCTCACCGCGCCACGAGACGGAAGAGACGGGAGTGCCATAACACGGTGTCGGTAACCGaatcaataatcatacttcatacatgttatttcaatttaaaaaaaaacgtatttaaaagtcaaagcagtactaaatattattatttcaattaaaattatataagtatatttaaaaaatcatgacacgcgcatgtcagattaagtaagaaataaataaataattagacaattacaaacaaggcttacactatgtatgtgttttaatcaattctgtaataataataatttaatttaagttatttttgaattgtgtcgataacattgatattaaataagagggtactttgacttttctgttcaatattgtgagtcacgtgatttgtagtgaggcttatataagtgatggatgCTCGGTACATAACACTTTTTACTCctttaaccttaaaatataataaagaaatataaattattcttaaaatatcctgacataatccATTAAGTcgctataaaaaatctaacacgcaCAGCAGATGGCCGCCGCGCATGCGCCTGTAATGAGCATGTCGGTGACGCGAACCTATAAGATTTTCCTCTACCAAAAAATGCCCAACGCGGCTATAGAAGTTTACACTtcaaaaatggttgttgtgcgTTATCCCTAAGAGAAATGTTTATACCATCGCGAACTATTTTGAAGACcattttaaggtgtacaatactgtagtacattatttagatctatctcgtagggttcagtcagcgtttgcaatgtaagcgcaaaaaatgtaattatttacgacatcacttaaGATccttctaaaattatcagtgtttctctactatattgtgcatgtattaacaatataaaccttcctcttgaatcaatctatctattaaaaaaaaccgggACAGACAGCGGTTTTGTTTTATCGTAAGCTTACTTCAATATTTATTCGGGAATTGGaattgttttacataaaattacaatgaaatcataaattctcattaaaatttattaatatcttattaatattctataatataaattataacatgcttttaaatagttaagattttatatctctCCAGCCGTTTAAGATACAAAGTCTTTTAAAAGaactaacaaatttaaaaatatatatttccttttaCATTTCATTAACGTTTAACTCTATATACAGTTTGAACATAATATTGCAGCCGGAGAGGACCATTTATGTTTCGTATGCTTGCAGTCTATTTTCAAACATATCATCATAGGGATACGGCTTATAATCCCCTGGCATCATGCTCCATATATCAGGGACGTCATCGACGGCAAAAGACCTTGGCTTCAGATTATCAGTCCAGTCGTGGAAATTATGCGACAGGAACTGTAAAAGAAAGACGTTATGAAATCTTTTGGTACATTTGAAGTATGACCAGCTCGTACGCCTTGTTACTTGCTAATGACGTCATGACTGACGTCCATTCCTTAACCGCACTTTACTTCctaaaataaactgttattgAAGTAACGTTATcagtgttagggctttgtgcgagcccttATCGGTAACCAGAGCCAAACAGCAACAGGTATCgtagtgttccagtttgaagggttagtgagccagtacaagcacaagggacatcttagttgccTTACttagaatggttaatatttacagcACCAAAGTCTTATTGGGGGTGATAAATATTAAGTGTCCCCTTTGCTCGTCCATCTAtctctacattaaaaaaaaggacaCGATTAGATTAATTCACCTTAAGGGAGTCAGGTCCTCGCTTCTTCCTCAGGTAGTTGAAGCAGCAGGATCGGAAATGTCGTGTACCGCACGCAGACGCACATTCGCTACCACAAGAGTCACAAGAAATACTCGCAGCCCATAGCGAACTACCTATAGGAgacaatcaatattaataaacttaaagacTCCTAACACTTCTGAATTATCATGTTACAGAATTaccttaaaatcaaaatatactttattcgagtaggcttttacaagcacgttTGAGTTTCAGTGAGATGAACCGGTAAAAAACTCTTTTTCGACATTTGAGGAAGATTATGTTAGTTAAACttacttgtaatatataatatatcctgcctggaagtcaacaagtattggCTCCACGCTTtttgtcatctatataatcttgttttgaaaaatgccttatttattaatgttaatctAATGACATTAATCAATATATCGTCCGGCTTAACTTATGTCGTTTCTAGCTAACAATCCCGGCTTTGCAAGGGTAAAATAAGATTCTACATAAAACGTTAAATCGTAATACATATAACTCCAATTAGAAGCCAGTAAAGCTCTCAGTCGACATGAATTTATCGACATAATCAACAACCATCgccttatttgaaataatttacccAAAATGACAACTAAAGTTCGTGGAAATCAGGCGAATATAGGTAGTTTTTGAATTGATCGCTTTTGGAAATACAAACAGACGCAGGGACATCGTTTTGtgatatttagttattattgtaaGGAATAATAGTATTCCTATTTGCCCTCCATTTAAGCTAAAAGCTTGTGTTAGGAGAGGGGACGAACATAGCCCAAGAGGTAAGGATCGTtcctgtgactttttacatcgcaaTTCATTACCTTAGTACAGGCTTATCTTCTTTTTATTCTAACTTTGATGATAATGGCGCTGGAATAATGGGATGTACCATAAACACGGTCCCATCAGCGAAAACCACTGgtgtactttataattaataaaatttctaaaagtTCCTTCTCCTAATGTAACCTCTTCCCTCTTTTGTCTTAGTAATGATATTTGTCTTACGTAGTCCATATAAACGATTTTTggtaaacgaaataaaaaaagtagaacTATTTTAATAGGTTCAACGGTTATTCTTCCAGCAAATAGGCCTCTATGttggttccatttttaaaaataaagacaatgGCAGTTACAGACCAAGCCGTGTTatgctaataaattaaatatcaaacatttaGTATGAACATGAAATAAACAGTACACCGTCTTAAATCGATCAACATGCACGCTAACATATTCATGCATATCTAGATTCTAGAACATTCCTCTTTGGAATACCTGTGTCGGAGTCTCTGGACGAGGCGGCTTCTCTTTTATAACGCCTAGATTCAGCCTGCGACCATGTCGCTggcacaaaataatattaatatcaatttaatatgtattaatgaTCACAACGTcaaaatttcccacagctggacGAATGCCAGTTGATACAATAGAAATGCCATCaccacaaaacaaaattattaatatgggcgttaaatactttttgtactGGGATCCCAAATATGTGAGTTTATTTCTGAAACGGCTTGGAGGCAAATGTTTcaattctaattataattttttggaaAGACGCAGAGTCATGTTTGCCGCCAGTTtgtagtggtcaccaccgcccatagacattggcgatgtaagtaatatGAAACACTACATCACCAATAAGCCTTACTAAAAACCAACCTTAGAAACATAGATGTTATATCgcgtgtgcctgtagttacactggttcactcaatTTTCAATCCGAAAcataacagtactaagtatttttgtttagcGTTtgattatatgatgagtgggtggtacctacccagacgggctgcaCGAAAAATACGAAACTCTTtacaaacaaatgttttattgttttttatagctaattataataattaaatattgttattcttaCCAACAAGCATTAAAGATACAATTGCGGCTAACTTCAACATGATTCAAGCAATAACGAAACGCTTCACAAGATGGCTGCCCCAGAGCCGCTGACGAAGTGACGGTTGGATGGAGAAACCCctttttataagaaaactaaGTTTGTTTACTACGTAGGAGGGAGGacgcgttttaaatatttattcaacgtTATTATTTCACTCTTATAgggaagatatttttttcaaattatgatatattgatatttatacttatatatagcattttccaatggaagtaggaaaaaaggtaAGCAAATCttacatttacgtatttcatgcgattttctaATTGTGtgctactaagagtttatgattaatatatatttatttataataaaatattattacacttaaccacatatttattattatttccactttaatgaGAGTagctaattgtaatttaaagttttttctgttattatacctacttatatatactaaataatagcctacaaataaattcaaattaatatatttcttttaacatttctaaataatctaatatccgAAATCGGAACTATTCGAAACAATCGGAttatccgaaataatttcgtatacgtaaccgtatctgaaacccgtaaaatattatttaaatatccgtatccatatccagatccgaaatgacatatccataacatcactgattataatatatccacAGATTATCTAAAATCATTCAAAAGCAAACACTGCATGCCAATTAAACTGTAAAATACTGTTGATTGCcgcgaaaacaaaataataaaagttaaagtaatttaaaaatatatagatttaaattacaaaacaatcactataaagactaaaataaaataaaaactctattTTATTCGTAAGACATACAttcattaaatcttaattttatctttattaaaatattaagcaaaaaGCTTAATCGCACAGACGGACAAAATCACATCTACTAGGATgttttacgtataaaatatacaaattaaatttgctaATATTGTATATCAAAGAGTTATAATCTTACACTTTCAAAGTTTTTCGATGAATACGTTAAAAATTGATGGAATACGGAAcatgtattgaatttataattcctTGATGTAACTCGCTGTTACGCTTTACGCTAAATTTTTAAACGTCGCAACGGTTTATTGCAGGGGACTATTCGAACCTATAAACCCCTTTAGGGTTTGATTACAGGTTCGAATCCCAACAGCACGCAGAGGGTCCATCGACATGGATCCGTGGAATTTAATGACAAtatcatgtcattgaatttcattgaatttatatacGAATACGAAGCGGATATAGGTTGtcgaataaaaaatcattatttttttaacgatctcTAACTATGGATAGGTTTTGATCGGGTTATCATATACctacacgaaattattaatatatatattaaatacgagAATATTTagcttatttcaaataaaatcaaatc
Above is a genomic segment from Vanessa tameamea isolate UH-Manoa-2023 chromosome 29, ilVanTame1 primary haplotype, whole genome shotgun sequence containing:
- the LOC113403542 gene encoding uncharacterized protein LOC113403542 isoform X2, which produces MLKLAAIVSLMLVGSSLWAASISCDSCGSECASACGTRHFRSCCFNYLRKKRGPDSLKFLSHNFHDWTDNLKPRSFAVDDVPDIWSMMPGDYKPYPYDDMFENRLQAYET
- the LOC113403542 gene encoding uncharacterized protein LOC113403542 isoform X1, whose translation is MLKLAAIVSLMLVATWSQAESRRYKREAASSRDSDTGSSLWAASISCDSCGSECASACGTRHFRSCCFNYLRKKRGPDSLKFLSHNFHDWTDNLKPRSFAVDDVPDIWSMMPGDYKPYPYDDMFENRLQAYET